GGTTTGCACGACCAGCCGTCCCGCGAGGCACGAGCTGTCAGACGAGCTACATGTCTGATATCTGTCAGCCTTTCGCCGATCTTCTTGCGTCTTGTACGCCGCGGCAAGCGCGTATCCATGCATCCGGCTTTTATCGGCATCAGACGTACCAAGATAGCGGCCGCCTGCCATGACCAATACAGAGTCTGAAGCCCGCGAGAAACACGCAAAGTGACacatgtatatatagacGGATAGTTGGCGGTAGCCTCGTTGCCTCTCCAAGCTCGAGCAGTTTCATGTCCTCAAGCAGATACCCCACGGGCACTGAACATCGGAAGTCTTCTTTCGTAGCCCAATGTCCAGCCAAGAGGTCAAAATGCCTGGACAACTTCCCCCCTACAGGCCCAGCCTGTTCGACCGCGTTCTAACCAAGGCCTTTGGCATGATTAACAAGATTGTGCCGTGGTACAAGTTCCCGGGCATCATCGGGGCCATCAACCTCGAGGCAATCAGGACGACTTTGCGCCGCAACAACCTCCACGACGGCTACCCACCCGGACACGCTGTGGTCAGCATGGCCGAGCCAGAGCCCATGGATGAGCGCTTCCTCCACGCGCGAAACTCGGACGGAAAATACAACTCGCTTACGATGCCACGCATGGGTTGTGCGGGCATGAGGTTCGGACGCCAGTTTCCTCGTGAATACTGCCGCAAGCCaacagaagaagagctcTGGAATCCGAATCCCCGCGTCATTAGTGAAAGGTTCATGAAGCGCCGGGAGGGTGGTTTCATCCCTGCCACGACGCTCaacctcctcgccgccgcctggaTTCAGTTTCAAACGCACGATTGGATGGCTCATGAAAAGGTCCGTCGTGGCCAGTTGGTTGGGGAAAATGTGCGACATAGGCTAACAAACTTGGGGCCCAGGCTCACGACTCGTATAATATTCCTCTTCCAGAAGGAGACGGCTGGCCAGGTGGTCGGATGGAACTGCTCAAGACGCAGCCCGACGAGATCCTTGACGCCTCGGATATCGAAACGCCGGGATACAAGAACGTGAATACGGCCTGGTGGGATGGGTCCCAGATTTACGGCTCGAGCGAGGTCGAAACGGAGAGGCTACGCACCGCGCACGAGGACGGCAAGTTGAGGCAGATTTCCTACGACGCGGCCGGCGTCCCTCTGACTGGTTTCGTCGACAACTGGTGGTTTGGCCTACACATTCTTCACTCGCTCTTTGTCCTCGAGCACAACGCCATCTGCGACAGGCTCCGTCGGGCGTATCCAGATTGGAACGGGTACGTGGGCCATTTTCCCGTCTTTTGCTCGGCAGGATTTATTAACCGTCTGCTTGATGCAGCACCAAGATCTTCGATACTGCCCGGCTCGTCAACTGCGCACTCATGGCCAAGATCCATACGGTCGAATGGACGCCGGCGGTTCTCGGCCACCCGGCTCTGCAGATTGGCATGAATGCGAATTGGTGGGGGCTCGCCGGCGAAACCCTCACAAAGTTCGTCGGCCGGCTCTCCAAGACGAGCGAGATAATCAGCGGCATCCCGGGGTCTCCAACCGAGCTCTTTGGCGTTCCCTACTCCCTCACCGAGGAGTTTGTGTCCGTGTACAGGATGCACCCCTTGATTCCAGGCAAGTCGATCCTTTCGGCATATAACAAGAGGATACGTGTCTAATGCCACGGGCCCGAATAGACAGCATTGCCTTTTTCAACGGCGCCACGGGCGCGCACCATTCGACTGTGCCCATCAACGACCTCATCTTCCACCAGGCGCCGGCGCCCTTCAAGACGGGCCTCGACTTATCCGATGCCTTTTACTCGTTTGGCATCAATTATGCCGGCGCCATCACGAACAACAACTACCCCGATTTCCTGCGCAGCCTGCACACGCCCGACGGACAGGTCCGCGACCTGGGGACCGTCGACATCCTCCGGGACCGCGAGCGCGGCGTCCCGCGGTACAACCAGTTCCGCAGACTGCTGGGCATGTCGGCCCCCGAGACGTTTGAACAACTGACGGGCGGTAATAACGAGTTGGCGCAAGAACTGCGCGACGTCTACGGCGACATTGAGCTCGTGGATGCCCTCGTCGGGTCGCACAGTGAGCCGCTCATCAAGGGCTTCGGCTTTAGCGAGACGGCCTTTCGCGTTTTCATCCTAATGGCAAGCAATCGCCTCAAGAGCGATCGCTTCTTCGCCGGCTCGTGGAACGCGCAGACGTACACCGAGGAAGGGCTGCATTGGGTGCAGCATACCACCATGAAGGATATTTTGCGGAGACACTGTCCGGAGCTGGGCCCGGTCCTGGATCAGAGCGAAAACGTGTTTGCGCCGTGGGCCAAGCTGCCCAAGTCAAAGGCGTATGGGGGCATTGAGACAAATGCCTGAGACTGGGGGAATTGTTTTGTTCTGTTCCTCGTCAGAGTAAAAGTGATGCCAACGGATTATGTAGCGTTCAACGTTACTTGTCTGTGGTTTCAGTACCATCTCGAGCGCTAGGTTGAtagttgggtcggtgacgactAGTCAACACGTGTGTTGTATTCTTTTGCGCTTCTTGTCTTTAAATgctataaagtaaaataaagcGATGCCTGACACAtacgaccacagccgccagtAGAACTCACGATCCCGTCTGATCTCGTACGATAACCTGGCGAGCGCtggattagtagttgggtcggtgacgaccagcgaatacctAGTGTTGTATGTGCCATTAATTTTGTGCCCCTCATCTTTTTGTCATGCAGCTCCATCTCGTTATCCGCATCTTCCAAGTTGGACCTGACAAtccagcatcttcttcaacgcTATCGGCTTTTCAAATGCAAGTGATTGTTACTTTCCGTGGGTCTGTACCTCCGTGTAACAGAAATGATCCGCCTGAGAATGATGCACATCAACTCTGTTTCGATTCCAAAGAGGCGGTTATTGACCTTGCCAGGTGATTTTTCTTTAGTGGCAAAAGTATGCCATCACCTCCAGTTCTTTGCACATGGACGACTTCCCAGTCCACTGTACAAGGATGCTCAATAACAAATCAGTTAAATCCAACATTACAACATGTAACATATGGTTATTACGGAGAACACAAGATTAAATGGCATGTGCTGAATGAGTTGTCAAGTAAATATCAGAGTACTTGGTCGACCTGCCATCACAAAACGTGGAATGCTTCGACGTTGCAGAGAGCAAGGGTCATACAAGCGATGTGGCCAGGAATCCGGCAATCAAATTACTTGGCTTCATGATGGGCTTGACGAAACAGCGTTGGCTACAGATAAGACTGTCAAGGTGTCGTCAACACTGGCCGTTCAAGAGCCAGTTCGCAAGGCGTGGATGGCACATTGTATGAAGCAGTGGGTCTTCGAGAAGAGTAGTGAATCATACCTTGTCACAAAAGATGGCAAAAGACGTATTTCGGTTCAGGTACGATCGGTCACTAATGATGCATTCCGTTTTTTGCGTCTCGTCTCGATCCGCGCCATTTCTAGGCGTGAGGAAAGACCTAATCACAGCCTGAGGTCCGACGGAGCCCACCTTGGCTGTTAGAGATCCAACAGCCTCGTTGACGACATCGTTGGCATTCCCGCCTTGAGGCAACTCGCGCGGAACCACTTCAAGTTCCTGCTTGTCGAAATCATGACGGTGTCCAGTGGAATGCAGGAACGTGAGCGACGTTCTCGGGTTGAATTAGACTCGGGCCTGATGGAGTGAGGACATGTACGCTTACGCCGCCCGTGCCTGTTATGTACGTGCCTGAGTTGCCAAACTGTATGGTCCCGTCATAGAGAGGCTTATATTCAGTGAAGCGAGACACCTCGTTACAGACATGTGTATCTGCACAATTATCGAGCCGGAAATAGTCTTGATACTCGTCATTTGTGCTTGTGCTGAACGCGAACTTGAGTGTTGCAAATGCAGCTCTTGATTTACCCCAGCCTGCTTTGCGGAGACATGTGATGTGTCGTCTGCAGGCCTTTTAGGTTAATCTTGCATAGTACTAGACGGCCAGAATTGGGGCAAGTCTATGCTGCAAATTCGATAGCAGCTTCGAAAGCCTCGAAAGCTTCAAAAGCCTCAAAAGCTTCAAAAGCCCCCAAAGCTTCAAAAGCCTCCAAAGCTTCAAAAGCCTCCAAAGCTTCAAAAGCCTCCAAAGTTTCAAAAGCCCCGAAAGCTTTAAAGGCCCCGAAAGCTTTAAAAGCCTCGAAAGCCTTAAAAGCCTCGAATTCGATAGCAGCTTCAACGAGCCCAAATTTAATAGCAGCCTCGAAAGCCTCAAAGCCTCGAATCCAGCAGCCCCAAAAGCCTATGTCAAATTTGACCCGCCCGGCTCACCGCTTTGCTTACACTTAcaataagttaattttaaGTTACTACTAGAAACTAAAACCCTATTTATTAACTTacttttatactttataGTACCTTTTTGGTTTATTTTaaattctaatatatttaacttataatataagctttagTTCATTCCAATTATAACAAGATATTACGTAGTAtctactaatatattttcttttatataataccttcATACTAAATTATTAAGCACTTATAAGTAAGAAACTagaaaagtataaatattTGCTTTATCTCCTAgaattataaatattattcTCTAAAGATCTTATATAACTAGTACtattaattctaatttattatataattttatattttttgCGCTACCTTACAAATCTTGATCTATCTAGTCAAAAAAATGATCACAAACTTGCTTATTCTTGCAACTGCCGCTCTAGGCGCCGTCGTTCAATACAGCGACGCTCGATATAACGGAATTCAATACAACACCGCTCAATATATTGATGATCCAACAGTAGGCTATCTTACCCTTTTAAAGGATAGCGTTGGTCTCACATAACGCAGGCTTATATCTATCTCGATCATGGTTGTCATAAGCCGGAAGCAGGTATCGTTATCCAGACAACTTGTCGCTCGCTAAATTCAGATAAGAAGCTTATTAGCCGGTAAGCTAACAGAAACCCTTGTAAAGTAATTAaccctttttattttattttactaataaagGTAAATTCAGCATATATAATGGAATTCAGATTCCTGAGGGAGGGTATTGCGTGCTATATAGGTAGGTCCTTTGCCTCACGCTTGGTAGTGATATTATTAATACCGCCTAGTGATGAACTATGTAAGACGAAGATAGGCGACATGACCGAAACCGACTGTTCAGCTATACCGAAGCAAGCCCACTCTATAATATGCTCCTagaaaggccaagaagagtAATACATCTTAATATAAGGTGCGATTCTGGCCGGAACCGAAGGGAGTAGTCAAAAAACCTTGCGATTTACAAGTAGTAAGTGGTGGATCTTCTAGAAGGCCTTAGTACAGGTTTTTCTCCCCTTTTATTAGGGGTTTTCCCTGTGCTAttatgcaaatgcaaaggTTTTATTTTCGTATTAGggtatatattttttaactcagaataatattatataaataatattatatcctttaaaaaagtaaaataaatctGGCTGTATAATATTTAGGGTTATAAATACTCTACTAAATCCACGCGTAAATCCAcaaaaattaatataaaagaaactTGCGTCTTCTTATAACTTGTTATCTTAGCAGGTACAAGGCAAATAAATCCAATTAAAAGTAGGTAATCACTGTATAAGCCGAACTGTTTTGCTATAAAGGCCGTTTTAGTAGGGCtatatatagctaatattttaagtttagTAGTAATGTATTCTAATAAGTAGCagaaatatttatatatatatataaatatctGCCATTTAATATTAGCCGCTGGCTTACATGTTTCGCCAAGACAAGACGCCTGCGAGGCTGAAAGCTTTCCTTACTCAATCTTCACAAGTCGCAGTATCGTCTATCAAGGAACGAGAATCCCAGATAAGCTGGCACTCATCCCATAATACCTTGTTCATACCGTCCCGTACAACTGCTTGTAGCGCGGTTTCTTTGGCATCTGATAAAGGTAGCGGTTGGGATTGACGGGGGCGGATGATGTGCTCTGACATGGCGCGATGGAGTGAACAGAGAGACAACCACGTCGCCTGTAGGAGGTGACTTGTTTGAATGACAGTCTGGTTCTTTAGGATCAATTGCTGGTTGACAGGGCGGCGTGGCTGGGAGATGCTGTCAAGTTTCTGCTGGCATATGGCCCGTGCCGCAGGCGTGAGCCAGCACAGACTGGCATCAATCCATCCATCGCTCCCAGCTTGCCCAACACCAACATTAAACCATCTCGTCtcttgccatgccatcgGATAtggacaagctcaaggagtTCCTCCGAGTCAACAAGTCCATCAAATACATCCGCATCCAATGGATAGACTACTCTGGCGTGCTGCGCGCACGCTTCGTCCCCATCGCTCGCTGCCTGCGAATCGCCAACGGCAGCGAAACCATCCGTCTCGCCCAGAACAGCATCATCATACCCATCTCCACCGCCCCCAGAATCTTCTCCCTCAGCGACTACCACGAAACTTGGCTCTTGCGCCCCGATTGGTCCTCCCTACGTGTTTGTGGCTTTCAGACCGGCCACGCGGCCGCCATGAGCTTCGTCGACCAAAAGGATGCCGAGACCAGGCTCGACAAGTGTCCACGCATGCTGCTTGTCCAGGCTCTTGAACGGCTTGAC
The Metarhizium brunneum chromosome 7, complete sequence genome window above contains:
- the DOX2 gene encoding Alpha-dioxygenase 2, whose protein sequence is MPGQLPPYRPSLFDRVLTKAFGMINKIVPWYKFPGIIGAINLEAIRTTLRRNNLHDGYPPGHAVVSMAEPEPMDERFLHARNSDGKYNSLTMPRMGCAGMRFGRQFPREYCRKPTEEELWNPNPRVISERFMKRREGGFIPATTLNLLAAAWIQFQTHDWMAHEKAHDSYNIPLPEGDGWPGGRMELLKTQPDEILDASDIETPGYKNVNTAWWDGSQIYGSSEVETERLRTAHEDGKLRQISYDAAGVPLTGFVDNWWFGLHILHSLFVLEHNAICDRLRRAYPDWNGTKIFDTARLVNCALMAKIHTVEWTPAVLGHPALQIGMNANWWGLAGETLTKFVGRLSKTSEIISGIPGSPTELFGVPYSLTEEFVSVYRMHPLIPDSIAFFNGATGAHHSTVPINDLIFHQAPAPFKTGLDLSDAFYSFGINYAGAITNNNYPDFLRSLHTPDGQVRDLGTVDILRDRERGVPRYNQFRRLLGMSAPETFEQLTGGNNELAQELRDVYGDIELVDALVGSHSEPLIKGFGFSETAFRVFILMASNRLKSDRFFAGSWNAQTYTEEGLHWVQHTTMKDILRRHCPELGPVLDQSENVFAPWAKLPKSKAYGGIETNA